The Swingsia samuiensis genome contains the following window.
CAGTTGAGGAATGATATCTCGCAAAACATATGTCGCCTCTCGAATACGCTCAACCATTTTAAGCATGTTATGAGAGTAGGGAGCCTGAAACATCACAGAGTATGTGGATGCTTTTCGGATTTCATCAATAATGTTATCGGCTCGATTGAAAAATCGGAAAAGATGGCTACGATCGAATGGAAGAAGAAGGGCGTGGCTTACGGATTCAATAGCCTGTTTCTGTCTATTATCAGCGGAGCGCTCCATCTCAACAATTTTGAGATGAAGGGTAGAAACAGCTTGTAAAGCATTTTGAAACTCTTTGCTTTCGGCTGATAGTTCTTCCCCTTCGCCTAGAGGTGCTTGGCGAAGAGATGAAAAGTCAGATGCTCGAGCAAATTGAACGAAAACATCAGACACTGATGCTGCATCGTTCATAAGTTCAGCCAGCTTACTGATATGTTGATCGGGTGAACGCGAACTTAGCTTGAAAAAAGCTAATAGTTTTGCGAGCATCCTTGACTCCAAGCTTAGTTCATTAAGAACACGAATAGTGAATTAAGAATTAGATATTATCAAAGTTTGGGATGCTCGGATAGATGGAGAATAAATTAGAGAATTTTAACACTTGGATGCCAAAGGTAACTTAATCATCTCATTTTCATTGTTAGGAAAATTCGAAAAAATAGATTTTGTAAAGTTTGGTATTAGGAGAGGGAGAATACCACATTCATCTGCTGATCCTAAAAGCGCTCGATATATACGGACAGGTTTCTCTTGAGAAGAAGCGCGGTATGCAAATGA
Protein-coding sequences here:
- a CDS encoding DUF47 domain-containing protein; its protein translation is MLAKLLAFFKLSSRSPDQHISKLAELMNDAASVSDVFVQFARASDFSSLRQAPLGEGEELSAESKEFQNALQAVSTLHLKIVEMERSADNRQKQAIESVSHALLLPFDRSHLFRFFNRADNIIDEIRKASTYSVMFQAPYSHNMLKMVERIREATYVLRDIIPQLSNVPRNAKTLTEAAERIYSLEDEVDRLHLELLTSIMSNVNPTKLAANQQMAGRYVPPKYGPVRECTDRIERVMDACKEFAEAIVTVVTDNA